A region from the Lolium perenne isolate Kyuss_39 chromosome 4, Kyuss_2.0, whole genome shotgun sequence genome encodes:
- the LOC127348728 gene encoding uncharacterized protein isoform X2, which translates to MKCSDGDVLGFSVGLGSRKRSQEYACVSRLRQRRLLSLLNRQELYNTFDALICESDALMYPGHLTKLVEAGRWEEAFRYLSRFLPSDRLLSVHGRTLLHFLRVHKAIDDIVAGAPEGRAVSAALKLCFTLDAFRSKGIIKLRAMLWSLVCYTEKRDSLDLDRVRDKAASIIVELISQTPELKDHMRCVRGPVKPHNVLPIGFGFRPRRHVKRGPIPGSLLVSHYLRKRKMLPSSTSTHCEALSFASLIEAKGRMVDLVDTTLTEGKRNQGCPLQSVSNKGAPVVPVSQTNLGASRSPATHSSLSLDTDLELKVREWAVYLTDDRLEAWPDTSQGYLHIRRSVDKDVAQVSQTIPDTWTWTTPAESSAIPSFTKAVVADAPSLVQEKRPAMYQYGISSVADAGVLPSQAMSAMWPFPYDHLFISTVKNAGALSSEGISNNCASPTPYEYSVVSVVKNTDTMSAIEASPSENSLISAMTNAGTHKHFSREHCYTENLPAFQSKEESKDGTHNGWARP; encoded by the exons ATGAAGTGCTCCGACGGCGACGTGCTGGGGTTCTCCGTCGGGCTGGGCAGCCGCAAACGTTCGCAGGAGTACGCCTGCGTGTCGCGCCTTCGCCAGCGGCGACTCCTCTCCTTGCTCAATCGGCAGGAGCTCTACAACACCTTCGACGC GCTTATCTGCGAGTCGGATGCGCTCATGTACCCGGGGCATCTGACCAAGCTCGTGGAGGCGGGCCGGTGGGAGGAGGCATTCCGCTACCTCTCCCGCTTCCTGCCGTCCGACCGTCTGCTCTCCGTCCACGGCCGCACCCTCCTCCACTTCCTCCGCGTGCACAAGGCCATCGACGACATCGTCGCCGGAGCGCCCGAGGGGCGCGCCGTCTCCGCGGCTCTCAAGCTCTGCTTCACCCTCGACGCTTTCCGCAGCAAGGGCATCATCAAGCTCCGTGCAATGCTCTGGTCACTCGTCTGCTACACCGAAAAAAG GGACTCCCTGGACTTGGACCGCGTCAGAGACAAGGCAGCGTCCATCATCGTTGAATTGATTTCTCAAACTCCAGAGCTGAAAGACCATATGAGATGCGTCCGCGGTCCAGTGAAACCCCACAACGTACTCCCCATCGGCTTCGG TTTCCGTCCAAGGCGCCACGTGAAGCGAGGCCCCATCCCAGGCTCTCTTCTTGTCAGCCACTATCTTCGTAAGAGGAAGAT gcttccttcttcaacttcaaCTCACTGTGAAGCGTTGAGTTTTG CATCCTTAATTGAGGCAAAGGGACGGATGGTGGATCTTGTTG ATACAACTTTGACAGAGGGTAAGCGAAATCAAGGGTGCCCACTTCAATCTGTCTCTAACAAAG GTGCTCCTGTTGTTCCAGTCTCACAGACTAATCTTGGTGCATCCAGGAGTCCAGCTACACATTCTAGCCTGTCATTGGACACCGACCTTG AACTCAAGGTGAGGGAATGGGCAGTTTATCTTACAG ATGATCGGTTGGAAGCCTGGCCAGACACGAGTCAAGGGTATCTGCATATTCGTCGATCTGTCGACAAGGATG TTGCCCAAGTCTCACAGACTATCCCTGATACCTGGACCTGGACGACGCCTGCTGAAAGTTCTGCAATTCCATCATTCACAAAAGCAG TTGTTGCAGATGCTCCATCCTTGGTGCAGGAGAAACGACCTGCTATGTATCAATATGGGATCTCATCAGTGGCAGATGCAG GTGTTCTACCCTCACAGGCCATGTCTGCTATGTGGCCATTTCCTTATGATCACCTTTTCATTTCAACAGTGAAAAATGCAG GTGCTCTATCCTCTGAGGGCATTTCTAATAATTGTGCATCTCCTACTCCTTATGAATACTCTGTGGTCTCAGTAGTGAAAAATACAG ATACCATGTCAGCTATCGAGGCATCTCCTTCTGAAAACTCTCTGATCTCAGCAATGACAAATGCAG GTACACATAAGCATTTTAGTCGAGAACATTGCTATACTGAGAATTTGCCAGCGTTTCAGTCCAAGGAAGAATCCAAGGATGGAACTCACAACGGTTGGGCAAGGCCATAA
- the LOC127348728 gene encoding uncharacterized protein isoform X1, with amino-acid sequence MKCSDGDVLGFSVGLGSRKRSQEYACVSRLRQRRLLSLLNRQELYNTFDALICESDALMYPGHLTKLVEAGRWEEAFRYLSRFLPSDRLLSVHGRTLLHFLRVHKAIDDIVAGAPEGRAVSAALKLCFTLDAFRSKGIIKLRAMLWSLVCYTEKRDSLDLDRVRDKAASIIVELISQTPELKDHMRCVRGPVKPHNVLPIGFGFRPRRHVKRGPIPGSLLVSHYLRKRKMLPSSTSTHCEALSFASLIEAKGRMVDLVDTTLTEGKRNQGCPLQSVSNKGAPVVPVSQTNLGASRSPATHSSLSLDTDLELKVREWAVYLTDDRLEAWPDTSQGYLHIRRSVDKDVAQVSQTIPDTWTWTTPAESSAIPSFTKAVVADAPSLVQEKRPAMYQYGISSVADAGVLPSQAMSAMWPFPYDHLFISTVKNAGALSSEGISNNCASPTPYEYSVVSVVKNTGALPSDTMSAIEASPSENSLISAMTNAGTHKHFSREHCYTENLPAFQSKEESKDGTHNGWARP; translated from the exons ATGAAGTGCTCCGACGGCGACGTGCTGGGGTTCTCCGTCGGGCTGGGCAGCCGCAAACGTTCGCAGGAGTACGCCTGCGTGTCGCGCCTTCGCCAGCGGCGACTCCTCTCCTTGCTCAATCGGCAGGAGCTCTACAACACCTTCGACGC GCTTATCTGCGAGTCGGATGCGCTCATGTACCCGGGGCATCTGACCAAGCTCGTGGAGGCGGGCCGGTGGGAGGAGGCATTCCGCTACCTCTCCCGCTTCCTGCCGTCCGACCGTCTGCTCTCCGTCCACGGCCGCACCCTCCTCCACTTCCTCCGCGTGCACAAGGCCATCGACGACATCGTCGCCGGAGCGCCCGAGGGGCGCGCCGTCTCCGCGGCTCTCAAGCTCTGCTTCACCCTCGACGCTTTCCGCAGCAAGGGCATCATCAAGCTCCGTGCAATGCTCTGGTCACTCGTCTGCTACACCGAAAAAAG GGACTCCCTGGACTTGGACCGCGTCAGAGACAAGGCAGCGTCCATCATCGTTGAATTGATTTCTCAAACTCCAGAGCTGAAAGACCATATGAGATGCGTCCGCGGTCCAGTGAAACCCCACAACGTACTCCCCATCGGCTTCGG TTTCCGTCCAAGGCGCCACGTGAAGCGAGGCCCCATCCCAGGCTCTCTTCTTGTCAGCCACTATCTTCGTAAGAGGAAGAT gcttccttcttcaacttcaaCTCACTGTGAAGCGTTGAGTTTTG CATCCTTAATTGAGGCAAAGGGACGGATGGTGGATCTTGTTG ATACAACTTTGACAGAGGGTAAGCGAAATCAAGGGTGCCCACTTCAATCTGTCTCTAACAAAG GTGCTCCTGTTGTTCCAGTCTCACAGACTAATCTTGGTGCATCCAGGAGTCCAGCTACACATTCTAGCCTGTCATTGGACACCGACCTTG AACTCAAGGTGAGGGAATGGGCAGTTTATCTTACAG ATGATCGGTTGGAAGCCTGGCCAGACACGAGTCAAGGGTATCTGCATATTCGTCGATCTGTCGACAAGGATG TTGCCCAAGTCTCACAGACTATCCCTGATACCTGGACCTGGACGACGCCTGCTGAAAGTTCTGCAATTCCATCATTCACAAAAGCAG TTGTTGCAGATGCTCCATCCTTGGTGCAGGAGAAACGACCTGCTATGTATCAATATGGGATCTCATCAGTGGCAGATGCAG GTGTTCTACCCTCACAGGCCATGTCTGCTATGTGGCCATTTCCTTATGATCACCTTTTCATTTCAACAGTGAAAAATGCAG GTGCTCTATCCTCTGAGGGCATTTCTAATAATTGTGCATCTCCTACTCCTTATGAATACTCTGTGGTCTCAGTAGTGAAAAATACAG GTGCTCTACCCTCAGATACCATGTCAGCTATCGAGGCATCTCCTTCTGAAAACTCTCTGATCTCAGCAATGACAAATGCAG GTACACATAAGCATTTTAGTCGAGAACATTGCTATACTGAGAATTTGCCAGCGTTTCAGTCCAAGGAAGAATCCAAGGATGGAACTCACAACGGTTGGGCAAGGCCATAA